From the Kitasatospora atroaurantiaca genome, the window ATCGGCCCGGAGGAAGCGCTGGCGCTGCTGGCTCAGGTCCGGATCGCCGATCTGGACCATTTTGCCTCCAGGCACTCCAGCGTTCCCTCGCTGGAGGAGGCCGGCAGGTCAGGGAGCTGGCAGTGGCAGCTTGTCGCCGCGTACGGTGCGGTGCTCCTGGATGGCGATACAACCGCCGTGACCGGGCTCATCTCCTCCGCTCCCGGTCCGGCCGAGCGCACTGCCGCCACAGTCGTCGCGGCGTGCGCGCTGCTCGAAGACGAGAAGTACGCGCAGGCTCTCCAGTTGCTTACCGCCGAGATCGATCGCGACGAGGCCGAACCGGCGGACTTCGCCTGGCTTCTGGTCCAGCGCGCCCGCGTGCGAACGGAGTTGGCCGACGACCACGGCGCCGGGGAGGATGCCGCGCTGGCGCGCATCACCGTGCTCCTCGCCCCAAAGGACCCCACCACATCAGCCGTCGCGGCGGCAGCCGCCGAGTCGATCTTCCGAGCCGCGCCTTGGGATGAAGGTGAGCTCGAAGCGTTCATCACCGCCAGCGATACGGCCGCCTCGTGGTGGCGCACCCAGAACCTGGCCAGCGCCTACGAGCAGGCCATGGACCGAACGTTCGACCACTGGGCCCAAACCGGCAGTATCGGTCTCGGCCAAGGCAATCCTGTCTACAACGAACTCGAGGCCGCCCGGTGGACCGCCAACCTTTCTGCCCATGTTGGGGCTTGGCGGGCCTGCACCAGTCTGCTAGCCCGACAAATCCTGCTCGACGCCGAGCAGGATCAGGACGGCCAGGGAGACGAAGAGAGCGGTAACGCCCTGGGCCTGTTGCGGATCAGCGGCGACGTCTCGGCGCTGACCAAGGCGGTGCAGCAACTGCGGCGGCTGGGGCCGGTCGCCCCGGTGGTGCGCACGGTCCGGTCGGTGGTGGCGCAATCATGGTCGGTGCGGGCATTCCGCGCTCATCTTGAACTGTGGGAGCACGCAGGCGACCTTCTTGAGGCTCCGGCTGCCGACGCCGCAGCGGCCCACTGCACGGCCCTGTTCAACGGGGGCGTGCAGATCCCGCCGAGCGTGTCGGCAAACACGGACGTCGCGCACCATGCCCTGCTCGCCCTCGGCGGCGTCCTTGAAGCGGCGACCACCACCGTCCACGAGCAGGTGCGCGACCTGCTCGTAGCACGGGCTCCGTGGGCCCGGCCCGCCTTGGCCCAGCCTGTGGTCCAGCTGATCTTCCGCCTTGCCGACGACGTCTTCCACGCGCCCTCCGCCCGGGACGAGTGGCGCAAGGCCGCCCTACGGCACACCGGCGAGCTGAACGGGATCTGCGTCGCGATGCTCGGCCGGATCGCCCACACCGACTCCGAGGCGCGAACAGCGCTGATTGAGCAGATCAAGGCGGGCGACTTCGCCGCGCTGGCCGCCGTGGGAGAGGTCACCACCCTTGGCGCAGATGTCGGCCAGCATGCAATCTCGCGCCTGACGCAGGAGATCCGCGCACTGCTGACCGGTCTCGACCAGGGCCAGTGGCGGATGCGCACGATCGACGACGCGCGCGCCCTGGCCGTCCTCAACATCGCGTACCCGCAGCACGCCCGCTGGGATGAGATCGTCGAGCTGGTGGGCCATCCCGAGGCACCTGGCGACTACAAACGAGGGGTCTGCCTTCTCCTCTCCCGGAACACCGAACAGATCCCGGATCAGGTACGCGAAGACCTCGCCACCGCACTGCGACGCGCGGTCGACAGCGCTACCCCGCCTGCTGGGCCGCCATCCGGATTCACCGAAGTCGGCGGCGCCGAATCGTGGCTGGCCACCGCACTTGGCCTGCTGACCCCCGAACAGCAAGCGGCCTGGCGCGCCCGGCTGCTAACCGGAAACTGGCAACAACGGGCCGACGCAGTCTTCTTGATTCACCTTTTGCACCGGCCCGAGGACACCCCGCTCCTTCTCGCCCTGCTGTCCGATCCGCACCACAGGGTGCGGATCGAAGCCGCCTACGAGATCGCATCCCGCGCCAAACAAGAGACACCCGATCTGGACGCCCGTGCCGGACTGCGCCGCGCGGCCAGCGACACGTCCGTCGTGATCCCCCAGGCGGTCGCTCAGGCCCTCGCCGACACCACGATCCTCAACGAGGACGTCCAGGACGCCATCGCCACCGTCAAGAATCACCCTTCCGCGACAGTCCGTCGGCTCGCCTGTCGACGGACCAGGTCATCGGCCACCAGCCCGTGAGCGACTGCGGGGAGCGGGCGATGCAGCTGCTGCGCGAACATGCCCTGGCGGCCCGGGTCCCGACCAACGTCGGGACCCGGGCCAGAAAGGCCGGGGACCGCGGGCTCGCCCTACAGGCCCGCGCCCTGCGCAAACCGCCCACGGCCGCCTGGATGGCCAACCAGCTCACCCGCCGGCACCCCGAGCAGATGTCCGCGTTCACCAACCTCGGCCGCTCCCTGCGCCAGGCCCAGGAGCAGCTCTCCGGTGACCAGCTCCGCGAGCTTCTCGCCCAGCGCCGCCAGCTCGTCGCGGCGCTGGTGGCCCAGGCCCGTGAGGACACCCGGGCGGCCGGGCACCAGATCGGCGACGGCCCCGACCAGGAGCTCGCCGAGACGCTCCAGGCCGCCCTCGCCGACGACCAGGCCGCCCGCGACCTCACCGCGGGCGGCTGACCACTACGCTTCACCCCGTCTCCTCCCCCATCTTCCCGGCCGCCCCCGTCGGCCGAACTAGCACGGCGGCCGTGGCCGCCGCCCCGGAGCGGCCCCACCCCCCAGAAGAAGCCGCCCCGGGCGGCCCCAAGGCAGT encodes:
- a CDS encoding DUF4365 domain-containing protein, with amino-acid sequence GVQVKSGSASGSSDYFRSPCKNPDGVVEGWWHRERESKHFDAWIRHGLAVILVLHDLDTSTSYWAQVTPEDVRSTGKGFKICVPASQVIDEEHLPALLEVAASKRAPASWEGSAWLRSGAAVSPGDRLRHALLVPRLVAPHRNVGFAHAIGPEEALALLAQVRIADLDHFASRHSSVPSLEEAGRSGSWQWQLVAAYGAVLLDGDTTAVTGLISSAPGPAERTAATVVAACALLEDEKYAQALQLLTAEIDRDEAEPADFAWLLVQRARVRTELADDHGAGEDAALARITVLLAPKDPTTSAVAAAAAESIFRAAPWDEGELEAFITASDTAASWWRTQNLASAYEQAMDRTFDHWAQTGSIGLGQGNPVYNELEAARWTANLSAHVGAWRACTSLLARQILLDAEQDQDGQGDEESGNALGLLRISGDVSALTKAVQQLRRLGPVAPVVRTVRSVVAQSWSVRAFRAHLELWEHAGDLLEAPAADAAAAHCTALFNGGVQIPPSVSANTDVAHHALLALGGVLEAATTTVHEQVRDLLVARAPWARPALAQPVVQLIFRLADDVFHAPSARDEWRKAALRHTGELNGICVAMLGRIAHTDSEARTALIEQIKAGDFAALAAVGEVTTLGADVGQHAISRLTQEIRALLTGLDQGQWRMRTIDDARALAVLNIAYPQHARWDEIVELVGHPEAPGDYKRGVCLLLSRNTEQIPDQVREDLATALRRAVDSATPPAGPPSGFTEVGGAESWLATALGLLTPEQQAAWRARLLTGNWQQRADAVFLIHLLHRPEDTPLLLALLSDPHHRVRIEAAYEIASRAKQETPDLDARAGLRRAASDTSVVIPQAVAQALADTTILNEDVQDAIATVKNHPSATVRRLACRRTRSSATSP